A stretch of DNA from Oryza brachyantha chromosome 9, ObraRS2, whole genome shotgun sequence:
GTAGTAAGTAATTAACTAGTAGGAGTCGACGACCATAGAGATAGCAGCGGACTTCTTGGTGGGGTACATGCCGTACATGGCAATGCCACACAGGCCACGCTTGTCCGTGATCTCACGCTTCATACGGATGTAACCGCTCTCGCCCCAGTTCGTGTTCCACGAGTTCTTCACGATCCAGTACTTGATGTTGTTCGGTGCCACGCCATATCCTACCGCTAACACAGCATGGTTTACTTTTGTCCCGCATGGCCCACTGTACACGCCCTGCATACGTACAtgcaaaaaagataaaaaaggaTCGAGATCATTCATTAATTTGGCTTATGTTCTTTGATTTCTCTAGCTACAATCAAATTCATAACTTGAAAAACTAACTGAAAGTTAAGGAGTAGACCTACCGCTTTGTACAACTGAAAGTTTTTGTCGGCCTCGATGAGCACAGAGACAGGGCGCGTGTAGACGGCGAGCTTGAGGGCGGCCTCGTTGGAGGAAGGCACCGACGCGGCGCCGTCCATCTTCACCACCGGCGTCCTGGGCGTCGTCCTGCAGGCCATCTTGGCGGCAGAGTACCTGGGGTAGGACTGGCTCAGCGCGATCCCCTTCTTCACCGCGAAGCTCGACAGAACCGTGGAGACGTATCCGCCATtgcagtcgccgccgccggagcagtCCAGCACCTGCTGCTCCGACAGCGTCACCGGCTTCTTCTTCGTCGCTATCGCGTAGGTGCTCTCCACCGCTCCCACCGACGAGAACGCCCAGCAGCTCCCTGTCGTccaacatgcatgcaaaatcAATCAACGTACACATTTGGTGTTTGGGACCTTGTTGATCCAACCGGCCGGATACCTAATTTACGTGCTGATGTCAGCAGATATAACATCTGTTATTATTTGGTACCCTGCTGACCTCATTTGACatcatcaat
This window harbors:
- the LOC102703803 gene encoding stem bromelain-like, coding for MKNSLAIGLLAVVVAAMAVAAIHDVDMNDVPFTDEDLESEESMWSLYQRWRNMYASSPFLDATENERRFEAFKENAKYVNEFNKKEGMTYELGLNKFADLTLEEFLAKYTGSKVDAATLASFPEPVEEEEPVGVPTAWDWRQRGAVTPVKDQGSCGSCWAFSSVGAVESTYAIATKKKPVTLSEQQVLDCSGGGDCNGGYVSTVLSSFAVKKGIALSQSYPRYSAAKMACRTTPRTPVVKMDGAASVPSSNEAALKLAVYTRPVSVLIEADKNFQLYKAGVYSGPCGTKVNHAVLAVGYGVAPNNIKYWIVKNSWNTNWGESGYIRMKREITDKRGLCGIAMYGMYPTKKSAAISMVVDSY